A single region of the Flavobacteriales bacterium genome encodes:
- a CDS encoding zinc-binding dehydrogenase, giving the protein LEFTKGRKVDHVVEGDFAVNLLFNLDVLRVGGVISCYASMSNTSPTIPYGRMMTMDLSIRMVMVYAMNDKAKRNAKEDITEMLELDLFIHRVSEVFPLAEIVKAHEAIERGKNYGTVIVEI; this is encoded by the coding sequence ACTTGAATTCACCAAGGGAAGAAAGGTGGATCACGTTGTGGAAGGTGATTTTGCTGTAAATCTATTATTTAACTTGGATGTACTTAGAGTGGGCGGAGTTATTTCTTGTTACGCTTCAATGAGCAATACCTCGCCAACCATTCCTTATGGTAGAATGATGACTATGGATCTGTCTATTCGGATGGTTATGGTATATGCGATGAACGATAAAGCGAAAAGAAATGCAAAGGAAGATATTACAGAAATGCTAGAATTAGATCTGTTTATCCATAGAGTGTCAGAGGTATTTCCTCTTGCCGAAATAGTAAAAGCGCATGAGGCGATCGAACGAGGTAAAAATTACGGAACGGTAATAGTAGAAATATAA